One genomic window of Camelina sativa cultivar DH55 chromosome 5, Cs, whole genome shotgun sequence includes the following:
- the LOC104786618 gene encoding transcription repressor OFP2-like codes for MGNNKFRLLDMIPNAWFHKLKDLTKQSKPKTKPSSSSNTCNKKKPSSDSLPHHHSYLSNSLVANNPPHHNSPRSSLHTRRMSSKRKTLYKPSLNLLTPPLLVSAGFNKSKINGQDSSHCLLPVLETSPESFVYSFYEEEGDDEFFDFSNFKIDTKSKAFTKHKVKDSDSVEKSCPTSNPIKKLQKSHLSVKINRENEEDDEYRVEKKYQRRVSSGRKSSAGINLKRVNSPRIQLSGMRKSTSKRSESSRQDVLESYAVMKRSVDPKKDFRESMIEMIEENNIRASKDLEDLLACYLSLNPKEYHDLIIHVFEQIWLQLTKIK; via the coding sequence atggggaaTAACAAGTTCAGGCTTTTAGATATGATCCCAAATGCATGGTTTCATAAGCTCAAAGACTTGACTAAACAGTCTAAACccaaaaccaaaccttcttcttcttcaaacacaTGTAACAAGAAGAAACCTTCCTCAGattctcttcctcatcatcactCTTATCTCTCCAACAGCTTAGTAGCTAATAATCCTCCTCACCATAACTCACCAAGAAGCTCTCTTCACACAAGACGGATGAGTAGTAAAAGAAAGACTCTTTACAAGCCGTCCCTTAACCTTTTGACACCTCCTCTTCTTGTATCCGCAGGTTTCAACAAGAGCAAGATCAATGGTCAAGATTCATCTCACTGCTTGCTCCCAGTTCTTGAAACCTCCCCTGAGTCTTTCGTATACAGTTTCTACGAAGaggaaggtgatgatgaatTCTTTGACTTTTCCAACTTCAAGATCGACACAAAGAGCAAAGCCTTCACTAAGCACAAAGTCAAAGATTCTGATTCTGTAGAGAAATCTTGTCCTACAAGTAACCCGATCAAGAAACTACAGAAAAGCCATCTTTCTGTGAAGATTAACAGagagaacgaagaagatgatgaatataGAGTCGAGAAGAAATACCAAAGGCGAGTGTCTAGTGGAAGAAAATCCTCAGCAGGGATAAACCTCAAAAGAGTAAATTCACCTAGAATTCAACTCTCAGGAATGCGTAAAAGCACGTCAAAAAGATCAGAGAGCAGCAGACAAGATGTTCTTGAGAGCTATGCTGTAATGAAGCGGTCCGTTGATCCAAAGAAAGATTTCAGGGAATCAATGATTGAGATGATAGAAGAAAACAACATCAGAGCTTCAAAAGACTTGGAGGATCTTCTCGCTTGTTACCTTTCTTTGAATCCAAAGGAGTATCATGATCTAATCATCCATGTTTTCGAACAAATCTGGCTTCAActtacaaaaatcaaataa